The genomic window AAGCCGAGTATATCAGGGTCTTCGGCAAGAAGCCGCGGTAAGAGGTGAAGCATGTTAAAAGATCAGGATCGCATCTTTACCAATCTCTACGGCCTCAAGGACAAGTCCCTGAAGGGCGTTCGTGCGCGCGGCCATTGGGACGGCACCAAGCAGATCATCGAAAAGGGTCGTGACTGGATCATCAACGAGATGAAGGCATCAGGCCTTCGCGGTCGCGGTGGCGCTGGCTTCCCGACGGGTCTCAAATGGTCCTTCATGCCGAAGGAAAATGACGGCCGTCCGCATTATCTCGTCGTTAACGCCGACGAATCTGAACCCGGCACCTGCAAGGACCGCGAAATCCTGCGCAACGATCCGCATACGCTGATCGAAGGCTGCGTGATCGCCGGTTTCGCCATGGGCGCGCATACCGCCTATATCTACGTGCGCGGCGAATATATGCGCGAGCGTGAAGCGCTTCAGGCGGCCATCGACGAGTGCTACGATGCCGGCCTGCTCGGCAAGAACAACAAGAACGGCTGGGATTTCGACATCTACGTCCATCACGGCGCGGGTGCCTATATCTGCGGTGAAGAGACGGCTCTGCTCGAAAGCCTTGAAGGCAAGAAGGGCCAGCCGCGCCTCAAGCCGCCGTTCCCGGCCAATATGGGTCTTTACGGCTGCCCGACGACCGTCAACAACGTTGAATCGATCGCCGTTGCGCCGACCATCCTGCGCCGTGGCGCTGCCTGGTTCTCGGGGATCGGCCGTCCGAACAATGTCGGCACCAAGCTGTTCATGGTGTCAGGCCATGTCGAGCGTCCGTGCACCTTCGAAGATGCGCTGGGCCTGTCCTTCCGTGAACTGATCGAACACCATTGCGGTGGCATTCGCGGCGGCTGGGACAATCTGCTCGGCGTCATCCCCGGCGGCGCATCCTGCCCCATCGTGCGCGGTGAGGACATGAAGGACGCCATCATGGACTTCGATGGCATGCGCGAAGTGAAGTCTTCCTTCGGCACCGGCGGCATGATCGTCATGGACAAGTCCACCGACGTCATCAAGGCGATTGCCCGCATCGCGGCCTTCTTCAAGCATGAAAGCTGCGGCCAGTGCACGCCGTGCCGCGAAGGTACCGGCTGGATGTGGCGCGTGCTGGAGCGCATGGTCAAGGGCAACGCGCAGAAGCGCGAAATCGACATGCTGTTTGAAGTGACCAAGCAGATCGAAGGCCACACCATCTGTGCGCTCGGCGACGCCGCCGCATGGCCGGTACAGGCGCTGATCCGCAATTTCCGTCCGGAAATCGAAAAGCGCATCGACCAATATACCTACAGGGCCATGGATGATGGCGCTGTTCTGGAAGCCGCTGAATAAGCATCGAAGGCTTCGAGCGGAGCCGGAAATTTCCGGCCCCGCAACACCATGAAACGTCTGGCAAACCTTCGGATGCCGGGCGCGATTAAGGATTTGTTGCGGACCGTGTGAGACATGGGACGAACAGGCAACAGGACGTAAGTAGAACCATGGCAAAGCTCAAGGTTGACGGTAAAGAGATCGAGGTTCCGGATCATTTCACGCTGTTGCAGGCGTGCGAGGAGGCTGGTGCCGAAGTTCCGCGCTTTTGTTTTCATGAGCGCTTGTCGGTCGCGGGTAACTGCCGCATGTGTCTCATCGAGGTGAAGGGCGGACCGCCCAAGCCCGCCGCCTCCTGCGCCATGGGCGTGCGCGATGTTCGCGGCGGCCCGAACGGCGAACTGCCTGAGGTTTTCACCAATACGCCGATGGTCAAGAAGGCCCGCGAAGGCGTGATGGAATTCCTGCTCATCAACCACCCGCTGGATTGCCCGATCTGCGACCAGGGCGGCGAATGCGACCTGCAGGACCAGGCCATGGCCTTCGGTATCGCCGGTTCGCGTTACGCGGAAAACAAGCGCGCGGTTGAAGACAAATATATCGGCCCGCTCGTCAAGACGGTCATGAACCGCTGCATTCACTGCACGCGCTGCGTCCGTTTCACGACGGAAGTGGCAGGCATTGCCGAACTTGGCCTCATCGGCCGCGGCGAGGATGCCGAGATCACCACCTATCTCGAGCAGGCGATGACCTCGGAGCTTCAGGGCAACGTCGTTGACCTTTGCCCGGTCGGCGCGCTCACCTCCAAGCCTTTCGCCTTCACCGCCCGTCCGTGGGAACTGAACAAGACCGAAACCATCGACGTGATGGACGCGCTCGGTTCGGCCATCCGCGTCGATACCCGTGGCCGCGAAGTCATGCGCGTCATGCCGCGTGTCAACGAGGCGATCAACGAAGAGTGGATTTCCGACAAGAGCCGCTTCATCTGGGACGGCCTGAAGACCCAGCGTCTCGACCGGCCTTACGTCCGCAAGGATGGCCGTCTGCAGCCCGCCACCTGGGGCGAAGCTTTCGGTGCGATCAAGCAGGCTGTTGCCGCAACCTCCGGCAACAAGATCGGCGCGATCGCCGGTGATCTGTCGTCCGTGGAAGAAATGTTCGCGCTGAAGTCGCTTCTCGCCTCGCTCGGTTCGGCCAATGTCGATTGCCGTCAGGATGGCGCAGCGCTTGATCCGTCTTTGGGTCGCGCCAGCTACATCTTCAATTCCACCATTGAAGGCATCGAGCAGGCAGACGCGCTGCTGATCGTCGGCGCGAACCCGCGTTACGAAGCGGCGGTGCTCAACGCCCGCATCCGCAAGCGCTGGCGTCGTGGCGGTTTCCCGATCGGCGTGATCGGTGAAGCCGGCGAGCTGCGCTACAATTACGAATATCTCGGCTCGGGTGCGGAAACGCTGTCCGATCTCGCCAATGGTTCGCACAGCTTCATCGACAAGCTGAAGTCCGCCAAGAACCCGCTGATCATCATCGGTCAGGGCGCTCTTGCCCGCGCCGATGGTGCCGCCGTGCTCGCTGCCGCTGCCAAGCTTGCCGTTTCGGTCGGTGCTGTCAGCGAAGAGTGGAACGGTTTCTCGGTTCTGCACACTGCAGCTGCCCGCGTTGGCGGTCTCGATATCGGCTTCGTGCCGGGCGAGGGCGGTGTTGCTAGCGCCGACATGGTCGCCTCCATGGATGTTCTCTTCCTGCTCGGCGCCGATGAGCTCGACCTTTCCAACAAGGGCGCAAAGTTCACCGTCTATATCGGCAGCCATGGCGATCAGGGCGCGATGAATGCCGACGTCATCCTTCCGGGTGCGGCCTATACCGAGAAATCCGGTATCTGGGTCAACACCGAAGGCCGCGTTCAGGTCGGCAACCGCGCCGGTTTCGCACCGGGTGAAGCCCGTGAAGACTGGGCGATCCTGCGTGCGCTGTCCGACGTTCTCGGCAAGAAGCTGCCGTTCGATTCGCTGTCTGCCCTGCGCGGCCAGCTTTATGTCGCGCATCCGCATCTGGCGGAAACCGATGAGATCGTGGCCGGCAACGGCCAGGATATCGAGGCTTTGGCCGGCAAGACCGGCTCGCTCAACAAGTCGGCGTTTGCCTCGCCGGTAAAAGACTTTTATTTGACGAACCCGATTGCGCGCGCCTCTGCTGTCATGGCCGAGTGCTCCGCATTGGCCCGCAACAATTTCCAGGCTGCGGCAGAGTAAGGGTAGGGGATTTATGGAACAGTTTTTCTGGAGCTACGTCTGGCCCGCGCTGATCATGGTCGGCCAGTCCCTGCTGCTTCTCGTTTGCCTTCTGGTGGCCATCGCCTTCCTGCTGCTTGCCGACCGCAAGGTCTGGGCAGCCGTGCAGCTGCGCCGTGGTCCGAACGTCGTTGGTCCCTTCGGTCTCTTCCAGTCCTTCGCCGACCTCTTGAAGTTCATCCTGAAGGAGCCCGTCATTCCGGCCGGTGCCAACAAGGCGGTCTTCCTTCTGGCGCCGCTGGTTGCCGTGACGCTGGCGCTCGCCACCTACGCGGTCATTCCCTTCGCCGATGGCTGGGTCGTCGCCAATATCAATGTCGGCATTCTCTACATCTTCGCGATTTCTTCGCTTGAAGTGTACGGCATCATCATGGGCGGCTGGGCTTCGAACTCGAAGTATCCGTTCCTCGGCGCGCTGCGTTCGGCAGCGCAGATGGTGTCCTATGAAGTGTCGATCGGTCTCGTCATCGTCACGGTTCTGCTCTGCGTCGGCTCGCTGAACCTCACGGATATCGTTCTTGCCCAGCGTACCGGGCTTGGCACGATGATCGGCCTGCCGGCATCGTTCCTCGACTGGCACTGGCTGTCGCTGTTCCCGATGTTCGTCGTGTTCTTCATTTCGGGCCTTGCCGAAACCAACCGTCCGCCCTTCGACCTTCCGGAAGCGGAATCGGAACTGGTCGCCGGTCACATGGTCGAATATGGCTCCACGCCTTACATGATGTTCATGCTCGGCGAATATGCTGCGATCGTCCTGATCTGCTGCCTGACGACGATCCTGTTCCTCGGCGGCTGGCTCCCGATCGTGGATGTGTGGTTCCTGAACTGGGTTCCGGGCATAGTCTGGTTCGCGCTCAAGGGCTGCATGGTCTTCTTTATGATCGCGCTCACCAAGGCTTTCGTTCCGCGTTATCGTTATGACCAGCTCATGCGCCTCGGCTGGAAGGTGTTCCTGCCGCTGTCGCTCGCCATGGTCGTTATTGTTGCATTCGTATTGAAGCTGACGGGGTGGGCCGGTTGATGTCTGAACTCCTCGCTCAAAGATCTGGAGACTGAGATGGCAAGCCTCTCCCAAGCCGTCAACTCGCTGTTCCTGAAGGAATTCGTAGGCGCGATCTTCCTGACCATGCGCCACTTCTTCAAGCAGAAGGCGACGATCAACTATCCTTTCGAAAAGGGTCCGGTTTCTCCGCGCTTTCGTGGTGAGCACGCGTTGCGCCGTTATCCGAACGGTGAAGAACGTTGCATCGCCTGCAAGCTGTGTGAAGCGATCTGTCCTGCTCAGGCGATCACCATCGAAGCCGGCCCGCGCCGCAATGACGGCACCCGCCGCACGGTGCGTTACGACATCGACATGGTGAAGTGCATCTATTGCGGCTTCTGCCAGGAAGCCTGCCCGGTGGATGCCATCGTCGAAGGCCCGAACTTCGAATTCGCGACGGAAACCCGCGAGGAGCTTTATTTCGACAAGCAGAAGCTTCTCGACAATGGCGACCGCTGGGAGCGTGAAATCGCGCGCAACCTCGCACTGGATGCGCCTTATCGTTAAGGTGCAACCGTCTTTCCGGGGGAAACCCCGGAAAGCGATGAAAAAGTAAAATGCCTGCGCGGTTTTCGCCGGCGGGGACGAAACGGGTGAGGGGCCTTCGAGCCATCTTTGCCCGATGAGGACAAGAAGGCACCAACATGGGTCTGCACGCTGTATTCTTTTATATATTCGCTTTCGTCGCCGTGGCGTCTGCGTTCATGGTCATCGCATCGAAGAACCCAGTTCATTCGGTGCTGTTTCTGATTTTGACCTTCTTCAACGCAGCCGCGCTGTTCCTGCTGACGGGCGCCGAGTTTCTCGGCATGATCCTGCTGGTGGTCTATGTCGGCGCGGTGGCGGTGCTTTTCCTCTTCGTCGTCATGATGCTGGATGTGGATTTTGCCGAGCTGCGCTCGGGCGTGCTGCAATACGCCCCGGTCGGCGCGCTGATAGGTGTCATCCTCGCGGCCGAGCTGATCGTCGTGGTCGGCGGTAGCGTGCTGAACCCGCAGGCGGCGAAATCGATCACCATGCCGATCCCGCCGGTGACCGAGCGCACCAATACGGCCGCACTCGGTGATGTGCTCTATACCAATTACATCTACTTCTTCCAGCTTGCCGGTCTCGTACTGCTGGTGGCCATGATCGGCGCGATCGTGCTGACGCTGCGTCACCGCACCGATATCAAGCGGCAGGATATTTCCACGCAGGTCGGCCGAGACCCGAAGACCGCCGTCACCACGGTCAAGGTCAAGCCGGGTCAGGGCATCTGAAGGCGCGAACGGATTCAAGGAAACACAATATGGTAATCGGTCTTTCCCACTACCTGACGGTCAGCGCCATTCTCTTCACGATCGGCGTGTTCGGTATCTTCCTCAACCGGAAGAACGTCATCGTCATACTGATGTCGATCGAGCTCATCCTGCTGGCGGTCAACATCAACATGGTGGCGTTCTCGGCGTTCCTGAACGATATCGTCGGCCAGGTCTTCGCACTGTTCATTCTGACCGTCGCAGCTGCCGAAGCGGCCATCGGTCTTGCAATACTCGTTGTCTTCTACCGCAACCGCGGATCGATCGCCGTTGAAGACGTCAATATGATGAAGGGCTGATAAGGCTATGATCTACAAGGCTATCGTCTTTCTTCCCCTGATCGGCTTCCTGATCGCCGGCCTGTTCGGCCGCTCGATCGGCGCCAAGGCCTCGGAATATGTCACCACCGGTCTGATGATCGTGGTCGCCATCCTGTCGTGGATCGTCTTTTTCAACGTGGCGCTCGCCCATGGCGAGCCGGGCGAGGTGATCAAGGTCACCGTGCTGCGCTGGATCCAGTCCGGCGGCATCGACGTCGAATGGGCGTTCCGCATCGATACGCTGACGGCCGTCATGTTCGTGGTCGTCAACACGGTCTCGACGCTGGTGCATCTTTATTCGATCGGATACATGCACCACGATCCGCATCGTCCGCGTTTCTTTGCCTATCTGTCGCTCTTCACCTTCGCCATGCTGATGCTGGTGACTTCCGACAACCTGCTGCAGATGTTCTTCGGCTGGGAAGGCGTGGGTCTGGCGTCCTATCTGCTGATCGGCTTCTGGTTCAAGAAACCTTCGGCCTCTGCCGCCGCCATGAAGGCCTTCATCGTCAACCGCGTCGGTGACTTCGGCTTCATCCTCGGCATCTCGGGCGTCTTCGTGCTGTTCGGCTCGATCAATCTGGAGACGGTTTTCGCCGCCGCCGGCACCTATCTGCCGGCAGAAGGTGCGACCGCCTCCGAAACCGTCATCAACCTGTTCGGCATGCAGCTGGACAAGGCCAATGCGATGACCGGCGTCTGCCTGCTGCTTTTCATGGGCGCAATGGGTAAATCGGCGCAGTTCCTGCTGCACACTTGGTTGCCGGATGCGATGGAAGGCCCGACCCCGGTGTCTGCCCTCATTCACGCCGCAACCATGGTCACCGCCGGCGTCTTCCTCGTCGCCCGCATGTCGCCGCTGTTTGAACTGTCGCATGATGCCTTGACCGTTGTGACCCTGATTGGCGCGATCACCGCCTTCTTCGCGGCGACCGTCGGCCTCGTGCAGAACGACATCAAGCGCGTGATCGCCTATTCGACCTGCTCGCAGCTCGGTTACATGTTCGTGGCGCTCGGCGTCGGCGCTTATGGTGCTGCCGTCTTCCATCTCTTCACGCACGCCTTCTTCAAGGCTCTGCT from Agrobacterium tumefaciens includes these protein-coding regions:
- the nuoF gene encoding NADH-quinone oxidoreductase subunit NuoF; the encoded protein is MLKDQDRIFTNLYGLKDKSLKGVRARGHWDGTKQIIEKGRDWIINEMKASGLRGRGGAGFPTGLKWSFMPKENDGRPHYLVVNADESEPGTCKDREILRNDPHTLIEGCVIAGFAMGAHTAYIYVRGEYMREREALQAAIDECYDAGLLGKNNKNGWDFDIYVHHGAGAYICGEETALLESLEGKKGQPRLKPPFPANMGLYGCPTTVNNVESIAVAPTILRRGAAWFSGIGRPNNVGTKLFMVSGHVERPCTFEDALGLSFRELIEHHCGGIRGGWDNLLGVIPGGASCPIVRGEDMKDAIMDFDGMREVKSSFGTGGMIVMDKSTDVIKAIARIAAFFKHESCGQCTPCREGTGWMWRVLERMVKGNAQKREIDMLFEVTKQIEGHTICALGDAAAWPVQALIRNFRPEIEKRIDQYTYRAMDDGAVLEAAE
- the nuoG gene encoding NADH-quinone oxidoreductase subunit NuoG; this encodes MAKLKVDGKEIEVPDHFTLLQACEEAGAEVPRFCFHERLSVAGNCRMCLIEVKGGPPKPAASCAMGVRDVRGGPNGELPEVFTNTPMVKKAREGVMEFLLINHPLDCPICDQGGECDLQDQAMAFGIAGSRYAENKRAVEDKYIGPLVKTVMNRCIHCTRCVRFTTEVAGIAELGLIGRGEDAEITTYLEQAMTSELQGNVVDLCPVGALTSKPFAFTARPWELNKTETIDVMDALGSAIRVDTRGREVMRVMPRVNEAINEEWISDKSRFIWDGLKTQRLDRPYVRKDGRLQPATWGEAFGAIKQAVAATSGNKIGAIAGDLSSVEEMFALKSLLASLGSANVDCRQDGAALDPSLGRASYIFNSTIEGIEQADALLIVGANPRYEAAVLNARIRKRWRRGGFPIGVIGEAGELRYNYEYLGSGAETLSDLANGSHSFIDKLKSAKNPLIIIGQGALARADGAAVLAAAAKLAVSVGAVSEEWNGFSVLHTAAARVGGLDIGFVPGEGGVASADMVASMDVLFLLGADELDLSNKGAKFTVYIGSHGDQGAMNADVILPGAAYTEKSGIWVNTEGRVQVGNRAGFAPGEAREDWAILRALSDVLGKKLPFDSLSALRGQLYVAHPHLAETDEIVAGNGQDIEALAGKTGSLNKSAFASPVKDFYLTNPIARASAVMAECSALARNNFQAAAE
- the nuoH gene encoding NADH-quinone oxidoreductase subunit NuoH produces the protein MEQFFWSYVWPALIMVGQSLLLLVCLLVAIAFLLLADRKVWAAVQLRRGPNVVGPFGLFQSFADLLKFILKEPVIPAGANKAVFLLAPLVAVTLALATYAVIPFADGWVVANINVGILYIFAISSLEVYGIIMGGWASNSKYPFLGALRSAAQMVSYEVSIGLVIVTVLLCVGSLNLTDIVLAQRTGLGTMIGLPASFLDWHWLSLFPMFVVFFISGLAETNRPPFDLPEAESELVAGHMVEYGSTPYMMFMLGEYAAIVLICCLTTILFLGGWLPIVDVWFLNWVPGIVWFALKGCMVFFMIALTKAFVPRYRYDQLMRLGWKVFLPLSLAMVVIVAFVLKLTGWAG
- the nuoI gene encoding NADH-quinone oxidoreductase subunit NuoI, whose amino-acid sequence is MASLSQAVNSLFLKEFVGAIFLTMRHFFKQKATINYPFEKGPVSPRFRGEHALRRYPNGEERCIACKLCEAICPAQAITIEAGPRRNDGTRRTVRYDIDMVKCIYCGFCQEACPVDAIVEGPNFEFATETREELYFDKQKLLDNGDRWEREIARNLALDAPYR
- a CDS encoding NADH-quinone oxidoreductase subunit J; its protein translation is MGLHAVFFYIFAFVAVASAFMVIASKNPVHSVLFLILTFFNAAALFLLTGAEFLGMILLVVYVGAVAVLFLFVVMMLDVDFAELRSGVLQYAPVGALIGVILAAELIVVVGGSVLNPQAAKSITMPIPPVTERTNTAALGDVLYTNYIYFFQLAGLVLLVAMIGAIVLTLRHRTDIKRQDISTQVGRDPKTAVTTVKVKPGQGI
- the nuoK gene encoding NADH-quinone oxidoreductase subunit NuoK, with amino-acid sequence MVIGLSHYLTVSAILFTIGVFGIFLNRKNVIVILMSIELILLAVNINMVAFSAFLNDIVGQVFALFILTVAAAEAAIGLAILVVFYRNRGSIAVEDVNMMKG
- the nuoL gene encoding NADH-quinone oxidoreductase subunit L, producing the protein MIYKAIVFLPLIGFLIAGLFGRSIGAKASEYVTTGLMIVVAILSWIVFFNVALAHGEPGEVIKVTVLRWIQSGGIDVEWAFRIDTLTAVMFVVVNTVSTLVHLYSIGYMHHDPHRPRFFAYLSLFTFAMLMLVTSDNLLQMFFGWEGVGLASYLLIGFWFKKPSASAAAMKAFIVNRVGDFGFILGISGVFVLFGSINLETVFAAAGTYLPAEGATASETVINLFGMQLDKANAMTGVCLLLFMGAMGKSAQFLLHTWLPDAMEGPTPVSALIHAATMVTAGVFLVARMSPLFELSHDALTVVTLIGAITAFFAATVGLVQNDIKRVIAYSTCSQLGYMFVALGVGAYGAAVFHLFTHAFFKALLFLCAGSVIHAVDGEQDMRYMGGLRKHIPITFWTMTVGTLALTGVGIPGTMIGFAGFFSKDVIIESAYASHSVLSGFAFTLLVIAALFTSFYSWRLAFMTFFGKPRASADVMHHVHESPMVMLIPLFILTVGAIFAGVAFEGYFFGHEYAEFWKGALFTLPENEILEEFHHVPLWVKWSPFFAMALGFVTAWYMYIKSPETPKRLAETHRGLYQFLLNKWYFDELYDFLFVRSAKALGRFLWKKGDVAVIDHYGPNGIAARVVDVTNRMVRLQSGYLYHYAFAMLIGIAALVTWMMLGSAL